One Pelomicrobium methylotrophicum DNA window includes the following coding sequences:
- a CDS encoding MFS transporter — MIPPAGAAPEARLLLIGRGLRAFVDGYVAVLLPAYLLALGFGTGEVGLLSTATLLGSALATLAVGAWGHRFHHRSLLLGAALLMTATGLAFASLSAFWPLLVVAFVGTLNPSAGDVSVFLPLEHARLAEAAQGHVRTALFARYSLTGALAAAFGALAAAVPDGLATLGVDRLAALRAMFVLYGAAGFVVWLLYARLPRPSSSQVHRSPPAPLGPSRGLVIKLAALFSVDAFAGGLIVHSLLALWLFERFELSLSAAGAFFFWAGLCTALSQLAAPWVARRIGLLNTMVFTHIPASLALIGAAFAPRLEIALGLLLLRAALSQMDVPTRSAYVMAVVTPPERAAAASYTAVPRSLASALSPSLGGALFAAGWLAAPLVVCGMLKILYDLALLKAFRRVKPAH; from the coding sequence ATGATCCCGCCTGCCGGTGCCGCGCCTGAAGCGCGCCTGCTGCTCATCGGACGGGGGCTGCGCGCCTTCGTCGACGGCTACGTCGCGGTGCTTTTGCCCGCGTACCTGCTGGCGCTGGGTTTCGGTACCGGCGAGGTGGGGTTGCTCAGCACCGCGACCCTGCTGGGATCGGCCCTCGCCACCCTGGCGGTGGGCGCCTGGGGACATCGCTTCCATCATCGGAGCCTCTTGCTCGGGGCAGCACTCTTGATGACCGCTACGGGGCTTGCCTTCGCCAGCCTGTCCGCGTTCTGGCCGCTGCTGGTGGTCGCCTTTGTCGGTACGCTGAATCCCAGCGCCGGCGATGTCAGCGTGTTCCTCCCCCTGGAGCACGCCCGTCTGGCCGAAGCCGCCCAAGGCCACGTCCGCACCGCGCTGTTCGCCCGTTACAGCCTGACCGGCGCGCTCGCCGCCGCGTTCGGCGCGCTTGCCGCCGCCGTGCCGGACGGTTTGGCAACGCTGGGGGTCGATCGCCTCGCCGCGTTGCGGGCCATGTTCGTCCTCTACGGCGCAGCCGGCTTCGTGGTCTGGTTGCTGTACGCACGGCTGCCGAGGCCGTCGTCCAGCCAGGTCCACCGCAGTCCGCCCGCCCCCCTTGGACCCTCGCGCGGCCTCGTCATCAAACTAGCAGCGTTGTTTTCGGTTGATGCCTTTGCCGGCGGGCTGATCGTGCACTCACTGCTGGCCTTGTGGCTGTTCGAGCGCTTCGAGCTGTCGCTATCCGCGGCCGGCGCGTTCTTCTTCTGGGCGGGGCTTTGCACTGCCCTCTCTCAGCTCGCGGCGCCGTGGGTGGCCCGTCGCATCGGCCTGCTCAATACCATGGTGTTCACCCACATTCCGGCCAGCCTCGCCCTCATCGGGGCGGCATTCGCACCTCGTCTGGAGATTGCCCTGGGTCTGCTGCTTCTACGCGCTGCGCTGTCGCAAATGGACGTGCCGACCCGGTCGGCTTACGTCATGGCCGTGGTCACACCGCCGGAACGGGCGGCGGCGGCGAGCTACACTGCGGTGCCGCGGAGCTTGGCCTCGGCGCTGAGCCCCTCTCTAGGCGGCGCGTTGTTCGCGGCGGGATGGCTCGCCGCGCCGCTGGTAGTGTGCGGGATGCTGAAAATCCTCTATGATCTGGCGCTGCTCAAGGCCTTCCGGCGGGTGAAACCAGCGCACTGA
- a CDS encoding nickel transporter, which produces MEALPTNGLALMVLAFTLGLKHGLDADHLATIDGLTRFNARANPRLARFCGFLFSLGHGAVVLAVALMVGTLAQRWRIPVWMEEVGSWISIVFLLLLGMLNLTAVLKTDSSEVVRTVGLKGRFLGRLQRTGNPLLIALVGAAFALSFDTLSQAALFALTGAQFGGPWYSLVLGLLFMLGMMVTDGINGLWISRLIQRADDTARIASRVMGLVVSSLSLGVAGFGIARYFFPAVDQWSRGKELAFGAIVIVVVAASFALALRLARPSSARFDVDGEKRRIFSLTVRRI; this is translated from the coding sequence TTGGAAGCCTTACCGACGAACGGGCTCGCCTTGATGGTTCTGGCGTTTACGCTCGGATTGAAGCATGGGCTCGATGCTGACCACCTGGCCACGATCGACGGCCTGACCCGCTTCAACGCCCGGGCAAACCCAAGGCTTGCGCGGTTCTGCGGTTTCCTGTTCTCGCTCGGCCACGGGGCCGTGGTCCTGGCGGTCGCCTTGATGGTCGGCACGCTCGCCCAGCGATGGCGGATTCCGGTCTGGATGGAGGAGGTGGGGAGCTGGATTTCCATCGTTTTTCTGCTCCTGCTGGGAATGCTCAACCTCACGGCAGTCCTCAAGACCGACTCCAGCGAAGTGGTGCGCACCGTCGGACTCAAGGGGCGTTTTCTCGGCCGCCTGCAAAGGACCGGAAATCCGCTGCTCATCGCCCTGGTCGGCGCAGCCTTTGCCCTTTCTTTCGATACGCTCAGCCAGGCCGCGCTGTTTGCGCTCACAGGCGCCCAATTCGGCGGTCCCTGGTATTCGCTGGTGCTGGGGCTTTTATTCATGCTCGGCATGATGGTGACCGACGGTATCAATGGGCTTTGGATCTCGCGCCTGATCCAGCGGGCGGACGATACGGCACGCATTGCCTCGCGGGTGATGGGGCTGGTGGTTTCCAGCCTGAGCCTGGGGGTGGCGGGCTTCGGCATCGCCCGATACTTCTTTCCGGCGGTGGACCAGTGGAGCCGGGGCAAGGAGCTTGCTTTCGGGGCCATTGTGATCGTTGTGGTCGCGGCAAGCTTCGCGTTGGCGTTGCGCCTCGCGCGGCCGTCTTCGGCGCGTTTTGACGTGGACGGGGAAAAGCGCCGAATTTTTTCCCTAACGGTAAGAAGAATTTAG
- a CDS encoding ExbD/TolR family protein yields the protein MAFSTLNEDDDLNAEINTTPLVDIMLVLLILFIITIPVMHHAVKIDLPRATSQPNEAKPQTITISIDTLGQVYWNEQPLDRAALPGRFAEAAKREPQPEVHIRADRKTLYENVAEVMSEAKAGGLRRIGFVTEPVQNHP from the coding sequence ATGGCTTTCTCGACACTCAACGAGGACGACGATCTCAACGCCGAGATCAACACCACGCCGCTGGTGGACATCATGCTGGTGCTGCTAATCCTCTTTATCATCACCATTCCGGTCATGCACCACGCGGTGAAGATCGACTTGCCGCGTGCCACCAGCCAGCCCAACGAAGCAAAACCGCAGACCATCACGATCAGCATCGACACGCTGGGGCAAGTGTACTGGAATGAGCAACCCCTTGACCGGGCCGCCTTGCCGGGGCGCTTTGCCGAAGCGGCAAAGCGCGAACCGCAACCGGAAGTGCATATCCGTGCCGATCGCAAAACGCTCTATGAAAACGTCGCCGAAGTGATGTCAGAGGCGAAAGCCGGAGGGCTGAGACGGATCGGCTTCGTGACCGAACCGGTCCAAAATCATCCTTGA
- a CDS encoding TonB-dependent receptor — MGMRNPHHGGPIPASLVLWLLAGLGLGWTQPVLAGGIPTLTLEPVEVTASREDLIGTADSANVGTVNRAQLEAHPVYRVGEVLEETPGLILTQHSGEGKANQYFLRGFNLDHGTDLAIFVDGMPVNLRSHAHGQGWSDLNFMIPELVSSLQYKKGPYYPEEGDFAAAGAVHVHYADALPQGVASLGGGTGGYGRLLVADSPKWGEGHLMYALELFHNDGPWTQPDDYKKVNAVLRYSQGTRLNGFNLTAMAYHGAWNATDQVPKRAVDAGLIGRFDALDPTDGGEASRYSLSGAWKRTAGNSVTQANAYLVRSKLSLFSNFTYFLDDPVNGDQFMQPDSRVFWGMNASHTWLGNWNGREVENTIGLQVRNDNIFNGLFKTRQRETLSTVRQDHVTEGSLGVYFQNRTQWLEKFRTVAGVRGDFYRAKVESDNPANSGEVSASIANPQLSLVFGPWAKTEYYVNLGGGFHSNDARGATITVTPGNGPNANLPQDKAPLLVRAKGAEVGLRSAIVPGLQSSLAVFLLDVDSELVFVGDAGTTEAGRPSRRVGFEFANYYAPTSWLTVDADFAYARARFRNADPAGDRIPGAVEGVASIGLSVDHLGPYFGALRLRYFGPRALIEDNSVRSDSTTLVEARVGYRIDKNLRVALDIHNLLNSRDDQIAYFYASRLPGEPAQGVSDIHFHPVEPRSYRLTLIANF, encoded by the coding sequence ATGGGCATGAGAAACCCACACCATGGGGGCCCTATCCCGGCTAGCCTTGTTCTGTGGCTTCTGGCTGGCCTCGGTTTGGGATGGACGCAACCCGTCCTGGCGGGCGGCATCCCCACCTTGACGCTGGAACCCGTGGAAGTCACGGCCAGCCGCGAGGATCTCATCGGGACTGCCGATTCTGCGAACGTGGGAACGGTGAACCGGGCTCAGCTGGAAGCCCACCCGGTGTATCGAGTGGGGGAAGTGCTGGAGGAAACCCCCGGGCTGATCCTGACGCAGCACAGCGGGGAGGGCAAGGCGAACCAGTACTTTCTGCGCGGCTTCAACCTGGACCACGGCACCGATCTTGCGATTTTCGTGGACGGCATGCCGGTCAATCTGCGTTCCCATGCCCATGGCCAGGGATGGTCGGACCTCAATTTCATGATTCCGGAGCTGGTGAGTAGCCTCCAATACAAGAAAGGGCCCTACTACCCGGAGGAAGGAGATTTCGCGGCCGCCGGCGCGGTGCATGTCCATTACGCCGATGCCCTGCCCCAGGGGGTGGCGTCCTTAGGCGGGGGCACCGGCGGCTATGGACGCTTACTCGTGGCCGATTCTCCCAAATGGGGCGAGGGCCATCTGATGTACGCGCTGGAGCTCTTTCATAACGACGGCCCCTGGACGCAGCCGGACGATTACAAGAAAGTCAACGCCGTGTTGCGCTACAGCCAGGGCACGAGGCTAAACGGCTTTAACCTGACCGCCATGGCCTACCACGGAGCCTGGAACGCCACCGACCAGGTGCCGAAGCGCGCCGTGGACGCCGGCCTGATCGGGCGCTTCGACGCGCTGGATCCCACCGATGGGGGCGAGGCTTCCCGCTATAGCCTGTCCGGGGCCTGGAAGCGCACCGCCGGCAATTCGGTGACCCAGGCCAATGCGTATCTGGTCAGAAGCAAACTCAGTCTATTTTCGAATTTCACTTATTTTCTCGACGACCCCGTAAACGGCGATCAATTCATGCAGCCCGACAGCCGCGTTTTCTGGGGAATGAACGCGAGCCACACCTGGCTTGGCAACTGGAACGGACGCGAGGTGGAAAACACCATCGGGCTGCAGGTGCGCAATGACAACATCTTCAACGGATTGTTCAAGACTCGCCAGCGGGAGACGCTCTCCACCGTCCGTCAAGATCACGTCACCGAGGGCAGCCTCGGCGTGTATTTCCAGAACCGCACTCAATGGCTGGAGAAATTCCGCACCGTGGCAGGCGTACGAGGCGATTTTTATCGCGCCAAGGTCGAGTCCGACAATCCGGCCAACTCGGGCGAGGTGAGCGCCAGCATCGCCAACCCGCAATTGAGCTTGGTTTTCGGTCCCTGGGCGAAGACCGAGTACTATGTCAATCTGGGGGGTGGATTCCACAGCAACGACGCGCGCGGTGCCACGATCACCGTCACCCCGGGGAACGGCCCGAACGCCAACCTGCCCCAGGATAAGGCGCCGCTGCTGGTGCGCGCCAAGGGAGCCGAGGTCGGCCTGCGCAGCGCGATCGTGCCGGGTTTGCAGAGCTCTCTGGCCGTTTTCCTGCTGGACGTTGACTCCGAGCTGGTCTTCGTCGGCGATGCCGGAACCACCGAGGCGGGCCGTCCCAGCCGCCGCGTCGGCTTCGAGTTCGCCAACTACTACGCGCCCACCTCGTGGCTGACCGTCGATGCGGACTTCGCCTACGCGCGGGCGAGGTTCAGAAACGCCGACCCTGCGGGAGATCGCATCCCCGGGGCGGTGGAGGGGGTTGCGTCGATCGGCCTGTCGGTGGATCACCTGGGCCCTTATTTCGGCGCGCTGCGGCTGCGGTATTTCGGTCCGCGGGCCTTGATCGAGGACAACAGCGTGCGCTCCGATTCCACCACCCTGGTGGAAGCCCGGGTGGGATACAGGATCGACAAAAACCTCCGGGTGGCGTTGGACATCCACAATCTGTTGAACTCCCGGGACGATCAGATCGCTTACTTTTATGCCTCCCGCTTGCCCGGCGAGCCGGCGCAAGGGGTGAGCGACATCCACTTCCATCCCGTGGAGCCGAGATCCTACCGCTTGACGCTGATCGCCAATTTCTAG
- a CDS encoding sensor histidine kinase translates to MKARHKQERSTAGRALPERSVIPENLGEVGESVWIDVIRKMDEVYSELLQYEVALEQKNAELEETQQFLFSVLTSMSDILIVCDRKGAIQEVNRALVKLVGREAAALRGVCVLELLADKASREQAAQFIHHLQGEGLTDCELQFRATDGTAIPVAVNWTPRYNTVGKAVGMVLVGRPVGELKRAYQALREAHEDLKRTQQQLVHSEKMASLGLLVAGVAHELNNPISFVLGNVHALKRYVGRLWTYLEAVHAGAPEARLAELRRSLRIDRILEDLNPLIEGTIEGAERTRDIVDALKRFSAADSNENVRFNLREVLERSVRWVIKASGTHLRVVMDVPPEIPVMGSAGQMQQVIINLVQNAVDSVGRKENARLEITGRAKDGRIEIDFHDNGPGIPEQYLPRVFDPFFTTKPVGKGTGLGLSISYGIVERHGGRLCAANHPEGGAVFTLALPLA, encoded by the coding sequence ATGAAGGCCCGGCACAAACAGGAGCGATCGACAGCAGGGCGCGCCCTGCCCGAGCGGTCCGTGATTCCGGAAAACCTCGGCGAAGTCGGCGAATCCGTGTGGATCGACGTGATCCGCAAGATGGACGAGGTCTACAGCGAACTGCTGCAGTACGAGGTGGCGCTGGAGCAGAAGAACGCCGAGCTGGAGGAAACCCAGCAGTTTCTCTTCAGCGTCCTCACTTCCATGTCCGACATCCTCATCGTGTGCGACCGGAAAGGGGCGATCCAGGAGGTGAACCGTGCGCTCGTCAAGCTGGTGGGACGCGAGGCCGCGGCGTTGCGGGGCGTGTGCGTGCTGGAGCTGCTCGCTGACAAGGCTTCCCGGGAACAGGCGGCCCAGTTTATTCACCACCTCCAGGGGGAGGGCCTGACGGATTGCGAGCTGCAGTTCCGGGCGACCGATGGCACGGCGATCCCGGTCGCGGTGAACTGGACGCCTCGCTACAACACGGTGGGCAAGGCGGTGGGCATGGTGCTGGTGGGGCGCCCGGTGGGGGAACTCAAGCGCGCCTATCAAGCGCTGCGGGAAGCGCATGAGGACTTGAAGCGTACCCAGCAGCAGTTGGTGCATTCGGAGAAAATGGCCTCTCTGGGCCTGTTGGTGGCCGGGGTGGCCCACGAGCTCAACAATCCCATCAGCTTCGTCCTGGGCAATGTGCATGCCCTCAAGCGCTATGTCGGCCGCCTCTGGACCTATCTGGAAGCCGTGCATGCCGGTGCGCCCGAGGCCAGACTCGCCGAGCTGCGCCGCAGCCTGCGCATCGATCGGATCCTGGAGGACTTGAACCCCCTGATCGAGGGCACCATCGAGGGCGCCGAGCGCACCCGCGACATCGTCGATGCCCTGAAACGCTTTTCCGCCGCGGACAGCAATGAAAACGTGCGCTTTAACCTCCGGGAAGTCCTTGAGCGGTCGGTACGCTGGGTGATCAAGGCTTCGGGCACCCACCTGCGGGTCGTGATGGACGTTCCGCCCGAGATTCCGGTCATGGGCTCCGCGGGCCAGATGCAGCAGGTGATCATCAATCTCGTGCAAAACGCGGTCGACAGCGTCGGCAGGAAAGAGAATGCGCGGCTGGAGATCACGGGCCGGGCGAAGGACGGCCGCATCGAGATTGATTTCCACGACAACGGCCCCGGCATTCCCGAACAGTACCTTCCCCGCGTGTTCGACCCGTTTTTTACCACCAAGCCGGTGGGCAAGGGCACGGGGCTGGGGTTGTCCATCAGTTACGGCATCGTCGAGCGTCACGGGGGACGGCTTTGCGCCGCCAATCATCCTGAAGGGGGCGCGGTCTTCACCTTGGCCTTGCCTTTGGCGTGA
- a CDS encoding energy transducer TonB, whose product MDIFSPRTSLFTFGLVLLLHVAFLYALQSDSARDLAQRVLPKVMYAEIIAPPVPQPPPPLSPRPPEVVHKPRIVQPAIPPMVDPEPSERAISPPEAPAIVAPTSEPVAMSAPPAPPAPPTPVTPPRFDAAYLNNPAPDYPPLARRLGEEGRVLLRVLVTADGRASQVKLYATSGSVRLDEAAARAVTQWRFVPARQGDQPVDAWVLVPVVFKLQ is encoded by the coding sequence ATGGATATCTTCTCCCCGCGCACCTCTCTATTCACCTTCGGACTGGTACTGCTGCTGCACGTCGCATTTCTGTACGCCTTGCAGTCCGATTCGGCACGCGATCTCGCGCAGCGCGTATTACCCAAGGTGATGTACGCCGAAATCATTGCACCCCCCGTGCCGCAGCCACCTCCGCCTCTTTCGCCGCGACCGCCCGAAGTGGTGCACAAGCCTCGCATCGTGCAGCCGGCGATACCGCCCATGGTGGATCCAGAACCCAGCGAGCGCGCCATCTCTCCCCCAGAAGCGCCAGCGATAGTGGCGCCCACTTCCGAACCCGTGGCAATGAGCGCACCTCCTGCCCCCCCTGCCCCGCCCACGCCGGTGACACCGCCCCGGTTTGACGCGGCTTACCTCAATAATCCCGCACCCGACTATCCCCCGCTGGCGCGGCGCTTGGGCGAGGAAGGACGGGTGCTGCTGAGAGTTCTGGTCACCGCCGATGGTCGTGCCAGCCAGGTGAAGTTGTATGCGACGAGCGGCTCCGTGCGCCTGGACGAGGCCGCCGCGCGCGCCGTGACGCAATGGCGTTTCGTCCCCGCCCGCCAGGGCGACCAGCCGGTGGACGCCTGGGTGCTGGTACCCGTCGTTTTCAAGCTGCAATGA
- the chrA gene encoding chromate efflux transporter, protein MSQSTATPAQHDASTQPSVVSFWEAFRFWLKLGFISFGGPAGQIAIMHAELVERRRWISERRFLHALNYCMVLPGPEAQQLATYIGWLMHRTWGGIVAGTLFVLPSLFILIVLSWIYIAFGDVPLVAGLFYGIKPAVTAIVVHAAYRIGSRVLKNHVLWAISAASFVAIFALNVPFPAIVAGAALIGYLGGRIVPDKFKAGGGHGKVDKSFGPALIDDDTPPPEHARFHLSHLARVLAIGALLWAVPMAGLSALYGWNGTLTQMGWFFTKAALLTFGGAYAVLPYVYQGAVGHYGWLTPTQMIDGLALGETTPGPLIMVVAFVGFVGGYVKALFGPDMLFAAGAVAACVVTWFTFLPSFLFILAGSPLVESTHGDLKFTAPLTAITAAVVGVILNLALFFGYHVLWPQGFAGNFDWVSALIALAAVVSLFRYQVSVIPLIAACGVSGLVYQLVL, encoded by the coding sequence ATGAGCCAATCCACCGCCACGCCGGCGCAACACGACGCCAGCACCCAGCCATCCGTTGTGAGCTTCTGGGAAGCTTTCCGCTTCTGGCTCAAACTCGGCTTCATCAGTTTCGGCGGTCCGGCTGGACAGATCGCCATCATGCACGCCGAGCTGGTCGAGCGTAGACGCTGGATCAGTGAGAGACGCTTCCTGCACGCGCTCAACTACTGCATGGTGCTGCCCGGCCCGGAAGCGCAGCAGCTCGCCACTTACATCGGTTGGCTGATGCACCGCACCTGGGGCGGCATCGTCGCCGGTACGCTCTTCGTCTTGCCTTCCCTGTTCATCCTGATCGTGCTGTCGTGGATCTACATTGCCTTCGGCGACGTGCCCCTGGTGGCCGGGCTGTTTTATGGCATCAAGCCCGCCGTGACCGCCATCGTCGTGCATGCGGCCTACCGCATCGGTTCCCGGGTCCTCAAGAACCACGTGCTGTGGGCAATTTCCGCAGCCTCGTTCGTGGCCATCTTCGCGCTCAATGTGCCGTTTCCGGCGATCGTTGCCGGCGCGGCGCTGATCGGCTATCTCGGCGGGCGCATCGTCCCAGACAAGTTCAAGGCGGGTGGCGGGCATGGCAAGGTTGACAAGTCCTTCGGTCCGGCGCTGATCGACGACGATACCCCCCCGCCAGAGCACGCCCGCTTTCACTTAAGCCACCTTGCCCGCGTGCTCGCGATTGGAGCGTTGTTGTGGGCCGTGCCGATGGCAGGGCTTTCGGCGCTCTACGGCTGGAATGGTACGCTCACACAGATGGGCTGGTTCTTCACCAAGGCAGCCCTACTCACTTTCGGCGGCGCGTATGCAGTGCTGCCCTACGTCTACCAAGGCGCAGTCGGACACTACGGCTGGCTCACGCCGACGCAGATGATCGACGGCCTGGCGCTCGGCGAAACCACGCCAGGGCCGCTCATCATGGTGGTGGCCTTCGTCGGCTTTGTGGGTGGCTATGTCAAGGCATTGTTCGGGCCGGACATGCTTTTCGCGGCTGGTGCAGTCGCGGCCTGTGTGGTGACGTGGTTCACTTTTCTCCCTTCCTTTCTGTTCATCCTGGCCGGCAGCCCGCTCGTGGAATCGACCCACGGCGACCTCAAGTTCACCGCGCCGCTGACCGCGATCACTGCGGCCGTGGTCGGCGTGATCCTCAACCTGGCCCTGTTCTTCGGCTATCACGTGCTATGGCCGCAAGGGTTTGCTGGGAACTTCGACTGGGTATCGGCCCTGATCGCACTAGCGGCGGTCGTCTCGCTCTTCCGCTACCAGGTCAGCGTCATCCCGCTCATCGCGGCGTGCGGCGTGTCTGGCCTTGTCTACCAGCTCGTCCTTTGA
- a CDS encoding MotA/TolQ/ExbB proton channel family protein — MRGVALLLLTMSVLSWYVMLMRGWQALRMNRLANIAERSLRDAQALSDLGPRLEPAPDNAFRRVIDAATICLQLHPVMRARGDAVPPGAEWLASHLRQAIDDASARLQSGLGLLASISSTAPFIGLFGTVWGIYHALIGIGIAGQASIEKVAGPVGEALIMTALGLAVAIPATFGYNAAVRNNKALLARLRRFSHDVYTFAITGMTRHLPETHRDGAPVHVVSIDAR, encoded by the coding sequence ATGCGAGGTGTCGCCCTCCTGCTGCTCACCATGTCCGTACTGTCCTGGTACGTGATGCTGATGCGCGGCTGGCAGGCGCTCCGCATGAACCGCCTAGCCAATATCGCCGAGCGTTCCCTGCGCGATGCGCAAGCGCTGTCCGACCTTGGGCCTCGACTTGAGCCTGCACCGGACAACGCCTTCCGGCGGGTGATCGACGCGGCCACGATCTGCCTTCAACTACACCCGGTCATGCGGGCGCGCGGCGACGCAGTCCCACCGGGTGCCGAGTGGCTGGCCAGCCACCTGCGCCAGGCGATCGATGACGCCTCTGCGCGCTTGCAGAGCGGCCTTGGTTTGCTCGCCTCGATCAGCAGTACCGCGCCATTCATCGGCCTGTTCGGCACAGTGTGGGGCATCTACCACGCCCTCATCGGCATAGGCATAGCGGGACAGGCCAGCATCGAAAAAGTGGCTGGCCCGGTGGGCGAAGCGCTGATCATGACGGCGCTGGGCCTGGCGGTGGCCATTCCGGCCACCTTTGGTTACAACGCGGCAGTACGCAACAACAAGGCCTTGCTTGCACGGCTGCGCCGCTTTTCCCATGACGTTTACACCTTCGCCATCACCGGCATGACACGACACTTGCCTGAAACCCACCGTGACGGGGCCCCCGTGCACGTGGTATCGATTGACGCGCGGTGA